A section of the Quatrionicoccus australiensis genome encodes:
- the hypE gene encoding hydrogenase expression/formation protein HypE, which yields MTQPRKTYIRPLDIKHGQVDMAHGAGGRAMAQLIEELFARHLGNDYLAQGDDGALLPAAGEGRLVMATDAHVVSPLFFPGGDIGCLSVHGTINDVAMLGATPLYLAASFILEEGFKLADLARIVQSMAAASKEAGVPVVTGDTKVVERGKGDGVFITTTGVGVVAPGMELSGRGAQVGDAILVSGTLGDHGMAIMAERESLGFESPIVSDTAALHGLIAAMRASGADIHVLRDPTRGGLATTLNEIAQQSGVGMLLQEKALPVQPAVNAACEFLGLDPLYVANEGKLVAICAAGDAEKLLSGMRAHPLGANAAIVGSVHADPNHFVQMVTGFGGKRIVDWLSGEQLPRIC from the coding sequence ATGACCCAACCCCGAAAAACCTACATCCGTCCCCTCGACATCAAACACGGCCAGGTCGACATGGCGCATGGCGCCGGTGGCCGGGCGATGGCGCAACTGATCGAGGAGCTGTTCGCCAGACACCTCGGCAACGACTATCTCGCCCAGGGCGATGACGGCGCACTGCTGCCGGCCGCCGGCGAAGGCCGCCTGGTCATGGCGACCGATGCGCATGTCGTCTCGCCGCTGTTCTTTCCCGGTGGCGATATCGGCTGCCTGTCGGTGCATGGCACGATCAACGACGTGGCGATGCTGGGGGCGACGCCGCTTTACCTGGCGGCCAGCTTCATCCTCGAAGAGGGCTTCAAGCTCGCCGATCTGGCGCGCATCGTGCAAAGCATGGCGGCGGCGAGCAAGGAGGCCGGCGTGCCGGTGGTGACCGGCGACACCAAGGTGGTCGAGCGCGGCAAGGGCGATGGCGTGTTCATCACGACGACCGGAGTCGGTGTCGTGGCGCCGGGCATGGAATTGTCGGGGCGCGGCGCGCAGGTCGGCGATGCGATCCTGGTTTCCGGCACGCTTGGCGATCACGGCATGGCGATCATGGCCGAGCGCGAGAGCCTGGGTTTCGAGTCGCCCATCGTTTCCGACACGGCGGCGCTGCACGGTCTGATCGCGGCGATGCGGGCGAGCGGGGCGGATATCCATGTACTGCGCGATCCGACGCGCGGCGGCCTGGCCACGACGCTGAACGAAATCGCCCAGCAGTCCGGGGTTGGCATGCTGCTGCAGGAAAAGGCGCTGCCGGTGCAGCCGGCGGTCAATGCGGCCTGCGAGTTTCTCGGCCTGGACCCGCTTTATGTCGCCAACGAAGGCAAGCTGGTGGCGATCTGTGCCGCCGGCGATGCGGAAAAATTGTTGTCAGGCATGCGTGCGCATCCGCTTGGAGCCAATGCGGCAATTGTCGGTTCGGTGCATGCGGATCCGAATCACTTTGTCCAGATGGTGACGGGTTTCGGTGGCAAGCGCATCGTGGACTGGCTGAGCGGCGAACAGTTGCCGCGGATCTGCTGA
- the hypD gene encoding hydrogenase formation protein HypD, whose translation MKYIDEFRDGEVAAGLAEAIRREVNPARSYHFMEFCGGHTHAISRYGVSDLLPDNVRMIHGPGCPVCVLPIGRVDQAIRLALDEGVTLCTYGDCLRVPASDGLSLLKAKAQGGDIRMVYSSADAVTLAQKNPDKQVVFFAIGFETTTPPTAVAIKQAAALGLKNFSVLCCHVLTPSAISSILESPEVRQWGTVPLDGFIGPAHVSTIIGSRPYEFFAEEYRKPVVIAGFEPLDVMQAIRMLIRQVNEGRAEVENEFSRAVDRNGNLKAQQLVAEVFEMRKNFEWRGLNVLPYSALRIRSQFAEFDAEKRFPLDYRPVPDHKACECGAILRGVKKPQDCKLFGTVCTPENPIGSCMVSSEGGCAAHYTYGRYKDV comes from the coding sequence ATGAAGTACATCGACGAATTCCGCGACGGCGAGGTTGCCGCCGGTCTCGCCGAAGCGATCCGGCGCGAGGTGAATCCGGCGCGCAGCTACCATTTCATGGAATTCTGCGGCGGCCACACGCACGCCATCTCGCGTTACGGCGTCAGCGATCTGTTGCCCGACAACGTGCGCATGATCCACGGCCCGGGCTGCCCGGTCTGCGTGCTGCCGATCGGCCGCGTCGACCAGGCAATCCGCCTCGCCCTCGATGAAGGCGTGACGTTGTGCACCTACGGCGACTGCCTGCGCGTGCCGGCTTCGGACGGCCTGTCGCTGCTCAAGGCCAAGGCGCAGGGCGGCGACATCCGCATGGTGTATTCGAGCGCCGACGCAGTGACGCTGGCGCAGAAGAACCCGGACAAGCAGGTCGTCTTCTTCGCCATCGGTTTCGAAACGACGACGCCGCCGACCGCGGTGGCGATCAAACAGGCCGCAGCGCTCGGCCTGAAGAATTTCTCGGTGCTGTGCTGCCACGTGCTGACGCCATCGGCGATTTCCAGCATCCTCGAATCGCCGGAAGTGCGCCAGTGGGGCACCGTGCCGCTCGACGGCTTCATCGGCCCGGCGCACGTGTCGACGATCATCGGCAGCCGACCCTACGAATTCTTCGCCGAGGAATACCGCAAACCGGTGGTCATCGCCGGTTTCGAACCGCTCGACGTGATGCAGGCGATCCGCATGCTGATCCGCCAGGTCAACGAAGGCCGTGCCGAAGTCGAAAACGAGTTCTCGCGTGCCGTCGACCGCAACGGCAACCTGAAAGCGCAGCAACTGGTCGCTGAAGTGTTCGAAATGCGCAAGAACTTCGAATGGCGCGGTTTGAACGTCCTACCCTATTCGGCGCTGCGCATACGCAGCCAGTTCGCCGAATTTGACGCCGAAAAGCGCTTCCCGCTCGATTACCGGCCGGTGCCGGACCACAAGGCCTGCGAATGCGGGGCGATCCTGCGCGGCGTCAAGAAACCGCAGGACTGCAAGCTGTTCGGGACGGTGTGTACGCCGGAGAATCCGATCGGGTCGTGCATGGTGTCGTCGGAGGGGGGGTGTGCGGCGCATTACACGTATGGGCGATATAAGGATGTTTGA
- a CDS encoding HypC/HybG/HupF family hydrogenase formation chaperone: MCLAIPAQIVELRDNDNAVVDLAGVRKEISLSLVDNVAVGDYVIVHVGYALNKLDPEEAARTLALFAELGQLGDDATVH, translated from the coding sequence ATGTGTCTGGCAATTCCCGCGCAGATCGTTGAACTGCGCGACAACGACAATGCCGTGGTCGACCTGGCCGGCGTGCGCAAGGAAATCTCGCTGTCGCTGGTCGACAATGTGGCGGTCGGCGATTACGTCATCGTTCATGTCGGCTACGCGCTGAACAAGCTCGATCCGGAAGAGGCGGCGCGCACCCTGGCGCTGTTTGCCGAACTCGGCCAGCTGGGCGACGACGCGACGGTTCACTGA
- the hypF gene encoding carbamoyltransferase HypF: MSASGRLLRIRGLVQGVGFRPYVWRLASELGLRGWVRNDGAGVSLAVDGEKTAEFIARLPLEVPRLARIDAITEEAVAVEETDFIIRDSVAGTVSTAIGPDAALCPDCIADICDPANRRWRYPFTTCTHCGPRYTVSRSIPYDRAQTSLAGFPLCPACQTEYERLPQGDLSPRPPGLRGAPDRRFHAETTCCPDCGPQLALLAADGSPVDGDPFAATLARLRAGQIVAFKGLGGFHLACDARNAAAVAELRQRKQREAKPFALMGLNAAALGEFAVIGAAEFDLLHSPAAPIVLCPKTVAELPGVAPGLAALGVMLPTTPLHLLLWHEAAGRPAGTAWLAEPNDLLLVMTSANPHGEPLVIDNAEAQARLAGIADAFLLHDRAIVVRCDDSVVRATPQGPSFIRRARGYVPLPIALADGGPSVLALGGYLKNTVCVLKGKQAFLSQHIGSLDNAAAIGFLEESVAHLLAILDVRPDLIVHDLHPDYPSTQLALRLAEEFAVPAHAVPHHQAHLAAICAEHGVNEPIVGLALDGVGLGPDGGAWGGELLRLDAAGCARLGHLHELKLPGGDRAAREPWRMALAALHGAGLGYRVGGWLKQRYPEREGAPLLQMLERNLRCPPSSSLGRWFDAAAGLLGVREMAQYEGQAAMELEALAQGYGPVDALPGGYVLREGILDFSPLIPELLICHDAAQGAALFHATVAAGLAAWAGQAVDAQNGAKIAVAGGCAMNAVLMTALRRHLEEAGLTLLEARQAPPNDGGLALGQAWLGRKLFKEMKNVSGNSRADR, encoded by the coding sequence ATGAGCGCCTCCGGTCGTCTGCTGCGCATCCGCGGTCTCGTCCAGGGCGTCGGCTTTCGTCCCTACGTCTGGCGCCTCGCCAGCGAACTCGGTCTGCGCGGCTGGGTGCGCAACGACGGTGCCGGCGTCAGCCTGGCGGTCGACGGGGAAAAAACGGCCGAATTCATCGCCCGCCTGCCGCTCGAAGTGCCGCGCCTGGCGCGCATCGACGCCATCACCGAGGAAGCGGTCGCGGTTGAGGAGACGGATTTCATCATCCGCGACAGCGTCGCCGGCACGGTGAGCACGGCGATCGGCCCCGACGCCGCGCTCTGTCCCGACTGCATCGCCGATATCTGCGACCCGGCCAACCGGCGCTGGCGTTACCCCTTCACCACCTGCACCCACTGCGGTCCGCGCTACACGGTTAGCCGCAGCATTCCCTACGACCGGGCGCAGACCAGCCTGGCCGGTTTTCCGCTGTGTCCTGCCTGCCAGACTGAATACGAGCGACTCCCCCAAGGGGACTTGAGCCCAAGGCCCCCTGGCCTGCGGGGCGCGCCCGACCGCCGTTTTCATGCCGAAACCACCTGCTGCCCGGATTGCGGGCCGCAACTGGCCTTGCTCGCGGCGGATGGTAGTCCGGTAGACGGCGATCCTTTTGCCGCAACGCTGGCCCGCCTGCGTGCCGGCCAGATCGTTGCGTTCAAGGGCCTGGGCGGTTTCCATCTCGCCTGCGATGCGCGTAACGCGGCGGCGGTCGCCGAGTTGCGTCAACGCAAGCAGCGCGAAGCCAAGCCGTTTGCCTTGATGGGCCTGAATGCCGCCGCGCTCGGCGAGTTCGCCGTGATCGGCGCAGCCGAATTCGATTTGCTGCACAGTCCGGCCGCGCCCATCGTGCTCTGTCCGAAAACTGTGGCCGAGCTGCCCGGCGTCGCGCCCGGCCTGGCTGCACTCGGCGTCATGCTGCCGACGACACCGCTGCATTTGCTGCTCTGGCACGAAGCAGCCGGGCGTCCGGCCGGCACCGCCTGGCTGGCTGAACCGAACGACTTGCTGCTGGTGATGACCAGCGCCAATCCGCACGGCGAGCCGCTGGTCATCGACAATGCCGAAGCGCAGGCCCGCCTGGCCGGCATCGCCGACGCCTTTTTGCTGCACGATCGCGCCATCGTCGTGCGCTGCGACGATTCGGTCGTGCGCGCCACGCCGCAAGGCCCGTCCTTCATCCGCCGGGCGCGCGGTTACGTGCCGCTGCCGATTGCGCTGGCCGACGGCGGGCCGAGTGTGCTGGCGCTTGGTGGCTACCTGAAGAACACGGTCTGCGTCCTGAAGGGCAAGCAAGCCTTCCTGTCGCAGCACATCGGCAGTCTCGACAACGCCGCCGCCATCGGCTTTCTCGAAGAAAGCGTGGCGCATCTGCTCGCCATCCTCGACGTGCGCCCCGACCTGATCGTGCACGACCTGCATCCGGACTATCCATCGACGCAACTGGCGCTGCGCCTGGCCGAGGAATTCGCCGTCCCGGCGCATGCCGTGCCGCATCATCAGGCACATCTGGCGGCGATCTGCGCTGAACATGGCGTCAACGAGCCGATCGTCGGGCTGGCGCTCGACGGCGTCGGTCTCGGCCCGGACGGCGGCGCCTGGGGCGGCGAATTGCTGCGTCTGGACGCTGCCGGCTGCGCACGCCTTGGCCATCTGCACGAACTGAAACTGCCCGGCGGCGACCGCGCGGCGCGCGAACCCTGGCGCATGGCGCTCGCCGCGCTGCATGGGGCCGGCCTCGGCTACCGAGTCGGCGGCTGGCTCAAGCAGCGCTACCCGGAGCGTGAGGGCGCACCGCTGCTGCAGATGCTCGAACGCAATCTGCGCTGCCCGCCCAGTTCCAGCCTCGGCCGCTGGTTCGACGCCGCGGCCGGCCTGCTCGGCGTGCGCGAAATGGCGCAATACGAGGGCCAGGCGGCGATGGAGCTGGAGGCGCTGGCGCAGGGCTACGGCCCGGTCGATGCCCTGCCCGGCGGCTATGTGCTGCGCGAAGGCATCCTCGATTTTTCGCCCTTGATTCCCGAATTGCTGATCTGCCATGATGCTGCGCAGGGCGCCGCGCTCTTCCATGCCACGGTTGCGGCCGGACTGGCGGCCTGGGCCGGCCAGGCGGTCGACGCGCAAAATGGGGCAAAAATCGCCGTGGCCGGCGGTTGTGCAATGAATGCAGTGCTGATGACGGCCTTGCGCCGGCATCTCGAAGAAGCCGGCCTGACGCTGCTCGAAGCGCGCCAGGCTCCGCCCAACGACGGCGGTTTGGCGCTTGGCCAGGCCTGGCTGGGGCGCAAGTTGTTCAAGGAGATGAAGAATGTGTCTGGCAATTCCCGCGCAGATCGTTGA
- the hypB gene encoding hydrogenase nickel incorporation protein HypB has translation MCTVCGCGAGETRIEGDGHEHTHVHADGTVHTHSHDHADEHAHEHAHAEAPLGVHAHTHQHADGSAHSHAHIHDGEHKHEHGGEHSHAHDQGHEHAHEHHHHEHAVGGDLDFGAGPARAHVPGLSQSRMVQIEQDILSKNNGYAAANRSWFDEHGVFALNLVSSPGSGKTTLLCKSIELLKDKMTISVVEGDQQTSNDAERIRATGVAALQINTGKGCHLDGHMVGHALQRMQPADDSLFLIENVGNLVCPAAFDLGEHHKVAILSVTEGEDKPLKYPDMFRAADVMLLNKCDLLPYLEFDADLAEANARRVNPDLTIFRVSATSGDGMSAWLSWVEAGLAAQVAGRSESVDALKRRVAELERQLAAK, from the coding sequence ATGTGTACAGTTTGCGGTTGCGGCGCGGGTGAAACGCGCATCGAAGGTGACGGGCACGAACACACGCATGTGCATGCCGACGGCACGGTGCATACGCACAGCCATGACCATGCCGACGAGCATGCGCACGAGCACGCCCATGCCGAGGCGCCGCTCGGCGTCCATGCGCATACGCACCAGCATGCCGACGGCAGCGCACACAGTCACGCCCACATCCACGACGGCGAGCACAAGCACGAACATGGGGGCGAGCACAGCCACGCGCATGATCAAGGCCATGAACATGCCCACGAACATCACCATCACGAACACGCGGTCGGCGGCGATCTCGATTTCGGCGCCGGCCCAGCCCGCGCGCATGTGCCCGGTCTCAGCCAGAGCCGCATGGTGCAGATCGAGCAGGACATTCTCAGCAAGAACAACGGCTATGCCGCCGCCAATCGCAGCTGGTTCGACGAACATGGCGTCTTCGCGCTGAATCTCGTCTCCAGCCCGGGCTCGGGCAAGACGACGCTGCTCTGCAAGAGCATCGAACTGCTCAAGGACAAGATGACGATCAGCGTCGTCGAGGGCGACCAGCAGACCTCGAACGACGCCGAGCGCATCCGTGCCACCGGCGTCGCCGCGCTGCAGATCAATACCGGCAAGGGCTGCCATCTCGACGGCCACATGGTCGGCCACGCGCTGCAGCGCATGCAGCCGGCCGACGACTCGCTGTTCCTGATCGAGAACGTCGGCAATCTGGTCTGCCCGGCCGCCTTCGATCTCGGCGAACACCACAAGGTCGCCATCCTGTCGGTGACCGAGGGCGAGGACAAGCCGCTCAAGTATCCGGACATGTTCCGCGCCGCCGACGTCATGCTGCTCAACAAGTGCGACCTGCTGCCCTATCTCGAATTCGATGCCGACCTGGCTGAAGCCAACGCGCGCCGGGTCAATCCGGACCTCACCATCTTCCGCGTCTCGGCAACCAGCGGCGACGGCATGAGTGCCTGGCTGTCCTGGGTCGAAGCCGGGCTGGCTGCGCAGGTGGCCGGGCGTTCCGAAAGCGTCGATGCGCTGAAGCGGCGGGTGGCCGAACTCGAGCGCCAGCTGGCGGCCAAGTAG
- the hypA gene encoding hydrogenase maturation nickel metallochaperone HypA, whose protein sequence is MHEMSLAEGVLQLVEETARRENARRVKLVVLEIGTLSSVEPDAIRFCFEAVTHGSIAQGAALEIVAAQGAGWCMPCAATVPMTEIYGACPQCGSYQVQPTSGTEMRVKEIEIE, encoded by the coding sequence ATGCATGAAATGTCGCTCGCCGAAGGCGTGCTGCAACTGGTTGAAGAAACTGCCCGGCGCGAAAACGCCCGGCGTGTCAAACTGGTCGTTCTGGAAATCGGCACGCTGTCGTCGGTCGAGCCGGACGCCATCCGCTTCTGCTTCGAGGCGGTGACGCACGGCAGCATCGCGCAGGGGGCGGCACTGGAGATCGTGGCGGCGCAAGGTGCCGGCTGGTGTATGCCCTGCGCGGCGACGGTGCCGATGACGGAAATCTACGGCGCCTGCCCGCAATGCGGCAGTTACCAGGTGCAGCCGACCAGCGGCACGGAAATGCGGGTCAAGGAAATCGAGATCGAATAA
- the hybE gene encoding [NiFe]-hydrogenase assembly chaperone HybE, with the protein MKIWLDDPSTDLVAVFAEIARTRMADVPLCNPALQVEALGFRRRADGHWAGAMITPWAINLLCLPGNADWPELAACSKYDWQFPSGNYEFTVADEASLGIYHLCSLFSPAFDFASHDVARLTALAAAEALFAEPLAVPAEAPARPAGRRAFLGLRP; encoded by the coding sequence ATGAAAATCTGGCTGGACGACCCGTCGACCGATCTGGTTGCGGTTTTTGCCGAAATCGCCCGCACGCGCATGGCCGATGTGCCGCTGTGCAATCCGGCGCTGCAGGTCGAGGCGCTCGGCTTCCGCCGGCGTGCCGATGGCCATTGGGCGGGTGCGATGATCACGCCATGGGCGATCAACCTGCTCTGCCTGCCCGGCAACGCCGACTGGCCGGAGCTCGCGGCCTGCAGCAAGTATGACTGGCAGTTTCCGTCCGGCAATTACGAATTCACCGTGGCCGACGAGGCCAGTCTGGGCATCTATCACCTCTGTTCTTTGTTTTCGCCGGCTTTCGATTTCGCCAGTCATGACGTGGCGCGCCTGACCGCGCTGGCCGCGGCCGAGGCCCTGTTTGCCGAGCCGTTGGCGGTGCCGGCCGAGGCGCCGGCCCGACCGGCCGGTCGACGTGCTTTTCTCGGACTGCGGCCATGA
- a CDS encoding rubredoxin — translation MRFEGSFLAVQPEDRLECGICWWVYDPATGDETRRIPPGTPFAELPEDWCCPGCDAPKHKFMVTG, via the coding sequence ATGCGTTTCGAAGGAAGCTTTCTCGCCGTCCAGCCAGAAGACCGGCTCGAGTGCGGCATCTGCTGGTGGGTGTACGATCCGGCGACGGGTGACGAGACCCGCCGGATTCCGCCCGGCACGCCGTTTGCCGAGTTGCCCGAGGACTGGTGTTGTCCCGGCTGCGATGCGCCCAAGCACAAGTTCATGGTGACCGGGTGA
- a CDS encoding hydrogenase expression/formation protein, whose protein sequence is MNPSQMRPFPISVVAMGPGSQGDEAPEYLPMPQGMETFSAPRLPENAAPETVDHAARLLGDLLDAAAKVGFAGGATLDLLGLDAGLRDVINQSLGFGEVSAFTTAPQHWRVQETAFAGLWRVLKVENDGIFSVDRLETGAIPVALVDAMQQTTQAELPAPAYPAGCMNAQALVEELRLQAAAWQPGAAAHVINLTLLPVSDADLDTLYGWLGHREVSILSRGYGNCRITSTRLKNVWWVQYFNSMDTLILNSIEVVGMPEVALAADEDFADSLERLREYLDMMLEPV, encoded by the coding sequence ATGAACCCCTCGCAAATGCGTCCCTTCCCGATTTCCGTCGTCGCCATGGGCCCCGGCTCGCAGGGCGACGAAGCGCCGGAATACCTGCCCATGCCGCAGGGCATGGAAACCTTCTCGGCACCGCGTCTGCCGGAAAATGCCGCGCCCGAGACCGTCGACCACGCCGCCCGCCTGCTCGGCGATCTGCTCGATGCAGCGGCCAAGGTCGGCTTCGCCGGCGGCGCCACGCTCGACCTGCTCGGCCTTGATGCCGGCCTGCGCGACGTCATCAACCAGTCGCTCGGTTTCGGCGAAGTCAGCGCTTTCACCACGGCGCCGCAACACTGGCGCGTGCAGGAAACCGCCTTCGCCGGGCTGTGGCGGGTACTGAAAGTTGAAAATGACGGTATTTTCAGCGTCGACCGTCTGGAAACCGGCGCCATCCCGGTCGCCCTGGTCGATGCCATGCAGCAAACGACACAGGCCGAACTGCCTGCGCCCGCTTACCCGGCCGGCTGCATGAACGCCCAGGCCCTGGTCGAGGAACTCCGCCTGCAGGCGGCGGCCTGGCAGCCGGGCGCTGCGGCGCACGTCATCAACCTGACCCTGCTGCCGGTCAGCGATGCCGATCTCGACACGCTGTACGGCTGGCTCGGCCACCGCGAGGTGTCCATCCTGTCGCGCGGCTACGGCAATTGCCGGATCACCAGCACGCGCCTGAAAAACGTCTGGTGGGTGCAGTATTTCAACTCGATGGACACATTGATCCTCAACTCGATCGAGGTCGTCGGCATGCCGGAAGTGGCGCTCGCCGCCGACGAGGATTTCGCCGATTCGCTCGAACGCCTGCGCGAATATCTCGACATGATGCTCGAGCCGGTCTAG
- a CDS encoding thioredoxin domain-containing protein: MSLQLAAGQTSLERLETALGRMVQKHGFQRVDRPDPEFAAGLTALLLTDDPQRNLEVLDACVILPESLKGLGDQVSRQVAGADFAPALMQQYGIARAPAVVFLRDGQYVGSLNGIRDWAEYQNEVAGLLHGPARPKPIGIAVRSENAQGACA, translated from the coding sequence ATGAGCCTCCAACTCGCCGCCGGCCAGACCTCCCTCGAACGTCTCGAAACCGCACTCGGTCGCATGGTGCAAAAACACGGTTTTCAGCGCGTCGACCGCCCGGATCCCGAATTTGCCGCCGGTCTAACTGCCCTGCTCCTTACCGACGATCCGCAACGCAACCTGGAAGTGCTCGACGCCTGCGTCATCCTGCCCGAGTCGCTGAAAGGGCTGGGCGATCAGGTTTCGCGTCAGGTGGCCGGTGCCGACTTTGCGCCGGCGTTGATGCAGCAGTACGGCATCGCCCGTGCGCCGGCTGTCGTTTTCCTGCGCGACGGCCAGTATGTCGGCTCGCTGAACGGCATCCGCGACTGGGCCGAGTACCAGAACGAAGTGGCCGGCTTGCTGCATGGCCCGGCCCGACCCAAGCCGATCGGCATTGCCGTCCGCAGCGAAAATGCTCAAGGAGCCTGCGCATGA
- a CDS encoding HypC/HybG/HupF family hydrogenase formation chaperone, with protein sequence MCLGIPVQVIESGEHFARCAGRSGELRIDLSLVGAQPPGTWLLCFLDAAREIIPAERAAAINAALDALVAVDAGETDLSAFFADLDREPQLPEHLRTQQS encoded by the coding sequence ATGTGTCTCGGCATTCCTGTTCAGGTCATCGAATCGGGCGAGCATTTCGCCCGTTGTGCCGGGCGTTCCGGCGAGCTGCGCATCGACTTGAGCCTGGTCGGGGCGCAGCCACCCGGCACCTGGCTGCTCTGTTTCCTTGATGCAGCACGGGAAATCATCCCGGCCGAGCGTGCCGCTGCGATCAACGCTGCGCTCGATGCGCTGGTTGCGGTTGACGCCGGCGAAACCGATCTTTCCGCCTTTTTCGCCGATCTCGATCGCGAACCCCAACTCCCCGAACATCTGAGGACACAACAATCATGA
- a CDS encoding HyaD/HybD family hydrogenase maturation endopeptidase, whose translation MNSKRILVLGIGNLLWADEGFGVRCVEALNAGWEFPPQVELMDGGTQGLYLLPYVQEADCLLVFDAVDYGDAPGTLREVVGDQVPRFMGAKKMSLHQTGFQEVLMAAELTEKLPAELVLIGVQPEELEDYGGSLRDIVKAQMPAALAVAFKWLERWGAPARVRQGAVEGLTDPALAIDIYEGERPSASQAYRLGDARFLNLEEA comes from the coding sequence ATGAATTCCAAACGCATTCTGGTGCTCGGTATCGGTAACCTGCTGTGGGCCGACGAGGGGTTTGGCGTGCGCTGTGTCGAGGCGCTCAACGCCGGCTGGGAATTCCCGCCGCAGGTTGAACTGATGGACGGCGGCACGCAGGGCCTTTACCTGTTGCCTTACGTGCAGGAGGCGGACTGCCTGCTGGTTTTCGATGCGGTCGACTACGGCGACGCGCCGGGTACGCTGCGCGAAGTGGTGGGTGACCAGGTACCGCGTTTCATGGGCGCCAAGAAAATGAGCCTGCACCAGACCGGTTTCCAGGAAGTGCTGATGGCCGCCGAGCTGACCGAGAAGCTGCCGGCCGAACTGGTCCTGATCGGCGTCCAGCCGGAAGAACTCGAAGACTACGGCGGCAGCCTGCGCGACATCGTCAAGGCGCAGATGCCGGCGGCGCTTGCGGTTGCCTTCAAGTGGCTGGAACGCTGGGGGGCGCCGGCCCGTGTGCGCCAGGGCGCAGTCGAAGGTCTGACCGACCCGGCCCTGGCCATCGACATCTACGAAGGCGAACGGCCGTCGGCCAGCCAGGCCTACCGGCTGGGCGACGCGCGTTTCCTGAATCTGGAAGAAGCCTAG
- the cybH gene encoding Ni/Fe-hydrogenase, b-type cytochrome subunit produces MLSQQDMLEAERHGKQVRSIYVYEAPVRLWHWINALAMVVLAVTGYFIGTPLPTQPGEAATTFLMGYIRFAHFAAAYIFAVGLLGRIYWAFVGNRHARQIFMLPLTNKHWWSEVFFEVRWYLFLEKYPKKYVGHNPMAQLMMFFFFTVLAVGMVITGFAIYSEGAGLGSWQDSLFGWVIPALGGSLQVHNLHRLGMWIMMSFAVVHIYAAIREDIMSRQSLISTMISGWRMFKD; encoded by the coding sequence ATGCTTTCTCAACAGGACATGCTGGAGGCCGAACGGCACGGTAAACAAGTCCGTTCGATCTACGTCTATGAAGCACCGGTGCGTCTGTGGCACTGGATCAATGCGCTCGCCATGGTGGTGCTGGCGGTGACCGGTTATTTCATCGGGACGCCGCTGCCGACCCAGCCCGGCGAGGCGGCAACGACCTTCCTGATGGGCTATATCCGTTTCGCCCATTTTGCCGCCGCCTACATCTTTGCCGTCGGTCTGCTCGGCCGCATCTACTGGGCTTTCGTCGGCAACCGCCACGCCCGGCAGATCTTCATGCTGCCGCTGACCAACAAGCACTGGTGGAGCGAAGTGTTTTTCGAGGTGCGCTGGTATCTGTTCCTCGAAAAGTACCCGAAGAAATATGTCGGCCATAACCCGATGGCGCAGCTGATGATGTTCTTCTTCTTCACCGTACTGGCCGTCGGCATGGTGATCACCGGTTTTGCGATCTACAGCGAAGGTGCGGGTCTGGGCAGCTGGCAGGACAGCCTGTTCGGCTGGGTCATCCCGGCGCTCGGTGGTTCGCTGCAGGTGCATAACCTGCACCGGCTGGGCATGTGGATCATGATGAGCTTTGCCGTCGTGCACATCTACGCCGCTATCCGCGAAGACATCATGAGCCGTCAATCACTGATCTCGACGATGATCAGTGGCTGGCGGATGTTCAAAGATTGA